The Magnetococcales bacterium genome has a segment encoding these proteins:
- a CDS encoding chemotaxis protein CheR, with protein sequence MIDSLDETLFKRLATEIHNRFGILLPITRKSLLSIGLQRRMNSLGIVHLADYNRILFGETEDEEREFVLLLDAMTSDTTKFFRDSRQFEFLAQSALPELIKIHGAGIGRVLNIWSAGCATGEDSYTLAMVLSEFAQHYPGIPFKSQILATDVSPRILEFARNAIYEMEKVQSIPDSLKKKYLLKSKDRRKSLARVVPELRAMVNFRQLDFMDPGFALREGMDVIFCRNILSYFDRNTQERLVNKLCGHMVPGGYLFAGPSESLQNLATPLIPLMPSIYRLSH encoded by the coding sequence ATGATCGATTCGCTTGATGAAACACTCTTCAAACGCCTTGCCACCGAAATTCACAACCGGTTCGGTATCCTTTTGCCCATCACCAGGAAGAGCCTTCTGAGCATTGGGCTGCAACGGCGGATGAACAGTCTGGGAATCGTCCATCTGGCCGACTACAACAGGATTCTTTTCGGTGAAACGGAGGACGAGGAACGGGAATTTGTGTTGCTTCTGGATGCCATGACCAGCGACACGACAAAATTTTTCCGTGATTCCCGTCAGTTTGAATTTCTTGCCCAGTCGGCGCTGCCGGAGTTGATCAAGATTCATGGCGCCGGAATCGGTCGTGTCCTCAACATTTGGAGTGCCGGATGCGCCACGGGAGAGGATTCCTACACCCTGGCCATGGTGTTGAGCGAGTTTGCCCAACATTATCCGGGCATTCCGTTCAAATCCCAGATCCTGGCCACCGATGTCAGTCCGCGAATTCTGGAGTTCGCCCGCAACGCCATCTACGAAATGGAAAAGGTTCAATCCATTCCCGATTCGTTGAAGAAAAAATATCTTCTCAAAAGCAAAGATCGCCGCAAAAGCCTGGCCCGGGTGGTGCCGGAACTGCGTGCCATGGTCAATTTTCGGCAACTTGATTTCATGGATCCCGGTTTTGCCTTGCGCGAGGGGATGGATGTCATCTTCTGCCGCAATATTCTGAGCTATTTCGATCGCAATACCCAGGAACGGCTTGTGAACAAGCTGTGTGGTCACATGGTGCCGGGGGGCTATCTGTTTGCCGGCCCTTCCGAATCCCTGCAAAACCTTGCCACCCCCTTGATACCCCTGATGCCTTCGATCTATCGCCTGTCCCATTGA